The Neobacillus sp. PS3-34 genome has a window encoding:
- the ileS gene encoding isoleucine--tRNA ligase, whose product MDVSNQKESRTKRERRILNFWEQNNIFQQSMENRKNKETFVFYEGPPTANGLPHVGHALGRTLKDIIARYQTMSGKHVVRKAGWDTHGLPVELGVEKALGISGKKEIEEYGVESFINKCKESVFSYEKQWREFTRDLGYWVDMDHPYMTMENDYIESVWNILGTIHEKGWLYKGHRVSPYCPSCQTSLSSHEVAQGYKVVKDLSATVKFKLLEKENEYVLGWTTTPWTLPANVALAVNGEFDYVRVKTNDETYIVAASRLDQVINKPYTILETLKGKQLAGLSYQPPFDFVEVKNGHRIVEAKFVTEESGTGIVHIAPAYGEDDYRLVQENGLSFIHVVDESGRYVDAVKPLAGQLVKESDVAIVKLLHEKGLLFHKEKYEHSYPHCWRCDTPLLYYATESWFIKTTELKDEFIIQNKTVNWYPEHIRNGRFGNFLEGLVDWNISRNRYWGTPLNVWVCSFCETEVTPKSMHELKNRANEDILDIELHKPYVDSITFTCPSCKGTMHRTPEVIDVWFDSGSMPFAQYHIPFENNELFQKQFPADVVIEGIDQTRGWFYSLLAVSILYTGKAPYKNVLATGHVLDEHGQKMSKSKGNALDPMELINAFGADALRWSLIEDSAPWNPKRFSERNVQEAKSKLVDTLSSLYHFYSLYAEIDSFNPELHKSESISLMDRWILSRLTTTSNLMKKEMDHYQVTTAARVAGKLVEEISNWYIRRNRDRFWSQGMSDDKAAAFQTLHKLLTDISKLLAPFVPFISEEIYFSLTGESVHLAEYPVAQKDLIDEELENQMQAVLEIVELGRSVRHAHQVKTKQPLAKMVIITNDSDGDSLSSFEDIIKDELNLKMVEWADSSNDLIDYQLKLNFKAAGPRLGKAVNEVNQGLSNATTEEVQRFLNEGTLTIALKNQEVIVLEKEEVVLQKTAALKGFAEASSRNFTVILDTNINEELRREGTVRDFVRSIQDLRKKMDLPVEKRIELYLNCSTEFQQLVKDYMQLINSSIVLNTLHFSDSDRMEKIQVGIEEVLVGIE is encoded by the coding sequence ATGGATGTTAGCAATCAGAAGGAAAGCAGGACCAAGCGGGAAAGAAGGATATTGAATTTTTGGGAACAAAACAATATTTTTCAGCAATCAATGGAGAATAGAAAAAACAAAGAGACTTTTGTATTTTATGAAGGTCCGCCTACAGCTAATGGACTTCCGCATGTTGGGCATGCATTAGGAAGGACACTCAAGGATATTATTGCGAGGTACCAAACGATGAGCGGAAAGCATGTCGTTAGGAAAGCAGGATGGGATACCCACGGCTTACCCGTTGAATTAGGCGTAGAAAAAGCACTTGGCATCTCCGGAAAGAAAGAAATTGAAGAATACGGTGTTGAATCTTTTATTAATAAATGTAAAGAAAGTGTGTTTTCGTATGAAAAGCAATGGAGAGAATTCACAAGAGATTTAGGCTATTGGGTTGATATGGATCATCCATATATGACGATGGAGAATGATTATATCGAATCGGTTTGGAACATTTTAGGGACCATTCATGAAAAGGGATGGCTTTATAAAGGGCACCGAGTCTCGCCCTATTGCCCAAGCTGCCAAACATCCTTAAGTTCTCATGAAGTGGCTCAAGGATATAAAGTGGTAAAAGATTTAAGTGCAACAGTAAAATTTAAACTCCTGGAAAAAGAAAATGAATATGTGCTTGGGTGGACCACTACTCCATGGACTCTTCCTGCAAATGTAGCTTTAGCTGTAAATGGAGAATTTGATTATGTAAGGGTTAAAACAAACGATGAAACTTACATTGTTGCGGCCTCCAGATTAGACCAGGTAATCAATAAACCGTATACCATCCTGGAAACGTTGAAAGGTAAACAGCTGGCTGGTCTTTCTTATCAGCCGCCATTTGATTTTGTTGAAGTAAAGAATGGACATCGGATTGTCGAAGCAAAATTTGTTACAGAAGAAAGCGGTACTGGAATTGTCCATATTGCACCAGCATATGGAGAGGATGATTACCGTTTAGTTCAAGAAAACGGACTATCCTTTATTCATGTCGTAGACGAAAGCGGAAGATATGTGGATGCTGTAAAGCCTCTGGCTGGGCAGCTGGTTAAAGAAAGTGATGTTGCAATTGTTAAATTATTGCATGAAAAAGGATTATTGTTTCATAAGGAAAAGTATGAGCATTCCTACCCTCATTGCTGGAGATGTGATACTCCATTACTTTATTATGCTACTGAAAGCTGGTTTATCAAAACGACTGAACTAAAGGATGAATTTATCATCCAAAACAAAACTGTAAACTGGTACCCTGAGCATATTAGGAATGGGCGATTTGGCAACTTTTTAGAAGGATTAGTAGACTGGAATATCAGCAGGAACCGTTATTGGGGAACGCCATTAAATGTCTGGGTCTGTTCTTTCTGTGAAACTGAAGTTACACCAAAGAGTATGCATGAGCTGAAAAATAGAGCAAACGAAGATATTTTAGATATCGAGCTTCATAAACCTTACGTAGACTCCATTACGTTTACGTGCCCATCCTGTAAGGGAACGATGCACAGGACACCTGAGGTCATTGATGTCTGGTTTGATAGTGGTTCGATGCCGTTTGCTCAATACCATATTCCATTTGAAAATAATGAGCTATTTCAAAAACAATTCCCTGCCGATGTGGTAATAGAGGGAATCGACCAGACAAGAGGATGGTTTTACTCATTACTTGCAGTGTCTATTCTCTATACGGGTAAGGCACCTTATAAAAATGTCCTTGCCACAGGCCATGTTTTAGATGAACATGGACAAAAAATGTCGAAAAGCAAAGGGAATGCTTTAGACCCAATGGAACTAATCAATGCCTTTGGTGCAGACGCTCTCAGGTGGTCTCTAATTGAAGACAGTGCACCGTGGAATCCGAAAAGATTTTCAGAACGAAATGTTCAGGAAGCAAAGTCAAAGCTCGTTGATACACTTTCCAGCTTATATCATTTTTACAGCCTTTACGCCGAGATAGATTCATTTAATCCAGAGCTGCATAAAAGCGAGTCGATATCCCTAATGGATCGTTGGATTCTTTCAAGGTTAACGACAACTTCAAATCTTATGAAAAAAGAAATGGATCATTATCAGGTAACAACTGCCGCAAGAGTGGCAGGAAAACTGGTCGAAGAAATCAGTAATTGGTATATCCGCAGAAACAGGGATCGTTTTTGGAGTCAAGGAATGTCAGATGATAAAGCAGCGGCCTTTCAGACACTACACAAATTATTGACAGATATATCAAAGCTGCTGGCTCCGTTTGTTCCGTTTATTTCAGAAGAAATATATTTTTCGTTAACAGGAGAAAGTGTCCATTTAGCAGAATATCCGGTTGCTCAGAAGGATTTAATAGACGAAGAGCTTGAAAATCAAATGCAGGCAGTTTTAGAAATTGTGGAGTTAGGGAGAAGTGTCCGACACGCCCACCAGGTTAAAACAAAACAGCCACTTGCTAAAATGGTGATTATTACGAATGATTCTGATGGTGATTCACTAAGCTCTTTTGAGGACATCATTAAAGACGAACTTAATCTTAAGATGGTAGAGTGGGCTGATTCCTCAAATGACCTTATCGATTATCAATTGAAGCTTAATTTTAAGGCAGCAGGACCAAGGCTGGGTAAAGCGGTAAATGAAGTAAATCAAGGACTTAGCAATGCCACAACAGAAGAAGTTCAGCGTTTTCTAAATGAAGGAACACTAACCATTGCATTGAAAAATCAAGAGGTTATCGTATTGGAAAAAGAAGAGGTAGTTTTGCAAAAAACAGCCGCATTAAAAGGATTTGCTGAAGCCTCCAGCCGAAACTTTACCGTAATCCTGGATACCAATATCAATGAAGAATTAAGACGAGAAGGAACTGTGAGGGATTTCGTTAGAAGTATTCAAGACCTTCGAAAAAAAATGGACCTACCGGTTGAAAAGCGAATCGAACTTTATCTAAACTGCAGTACTGAATTTCAACAATTAGTGAAGGATTATATGCAGTTAATCAACAGCAGCATTGTTTTAAACACTCTTCATTTTTCTGACTCAGACCGGATGGAAAAGATCCAGGTTGGAATTGAGGAAGTTCTTGTAGGGATAGAATAA
- a CDS encoding 2-oxoglutarate and iron-dependent oxygenase domain-containing protein — protein MTQPMIRTLNLKNFTYGNSEQRATFAEQFAAGLKETGFIILEGHGVDPKLIDRNYELWQELFNMDVETKKKYEGINGGQRGYTGFGKEHAKNRTVGDLKEFWHVGQELPVGHPLSSQYSANIWPTELPELQIKAVSFYRELERVARNMLEALAMHFDLRPNFFSDMIQDGNSILRTIHYPPLHDSMDPNAIRAAEHEDINLITLLVESTASGLELLTHDGEWMPVKAEKGQIIVDAGDMLSRISNEVIPATTHRVVNPEGENTARYSMPFFVHPYSNCLLETIPACISEDNPEKYPAITAGDFLYQRLVEIGLIKK, from the coding sequence ATGACACAACCAATGATTCGCACTTTAAACCTGAAGAACTTTACATACGGCAACTCAGAACAGCGGGCTACCTTTGCAGAACAATTTGCTGCAGGATTAAAAGAAACGGGCTTTATTATTTTAGAGGGCCATGGTGTAGATCCAAAGCTAATCGACAGAAACTATGAGCTTTGGCAAGAATTATTCAACATGGATGTTGAAACGAAAAAGAAATACGAAGGAATTAATGGGGGCCAACGTGGTTATACAGGCTTTGGTAAAGAGCATGCTAAAAACCGTACAGTAGGCGATTTGAAAGAGTTCTGGCATGTTGGACAGGAATTGCCTGTGGGACACCCTTTAAGCAGCCAATACTCAGCAAATATTTGGCCAACAGAGCTTCCAGAACTTCAAATCAAAGCTGTATCTTTTTATCGTGAATTAGAGCGTGTTGCGCGCAATATGCTAGAAGCACTTGCGATGCATTTTGACCTTCGCCCTAACTTCTTTTCAGATATGATTCAAGATGGAAACAGTATTTTGCGTACAATTCACTATCCTCCATTACATGATTCAATGGATCCAAATGCAATCCGTGCGGCAGAGCATGAAGATATCAACTTAATTACATTATTAGTAGAATCTACTGCTTCTGGATTAGAATTATTAACACACGATGGAGAATGGATGCCAGTTAAGGCTGAAAAAGGACAAATCATTGTAGATGCAGGGGATATGCTGTCCCGTATTTCAAATGAAGTCATTCCAGCAACAACGCATCGTGTTGTGAATCCTGAAGGTGAAAATACGGCTCGTTATTCTATGCCGTTCTTCGTTCATCCATACAGCAATTGCTTGCTTGAAACAATTCCAGCTTGTATCTCTGAAGACAATCCGGAAAAATACCCGGCAATCACAGCTGGTGACTTTTTGTACCAAAGGCTGGTTGAGATCGGCTTAATTAAAAAATAA
- a CDS encoding spore coat protein has product MNQQIPVLQEQDIVYTFLADLKRTAREYTTAATESNCPQVRQMFEQLLQNTLKLQGQTYQLMSQQGWYNTSSPAAYQEINKQMNTYQQTQMQTNQMVQQNLGLS; this is encoded by the coding sequence ATGAATCAGCAAATACCAGTTCTTCAGGAACAAGACATTGTTTATACATTTTTAGCAGATCTTAAACGAACAGCAAGAGAATATACAACAGCAGCTACTGAATCCAACTGTCCACAGGTTCGCCAGATGTTCGAGCAGCTTCTGCAAAACACATTAAAACTTCAGGGCCAGACGTATCAATTGATGAGCCAACAAGGCTGGTATAATACGTCGTCTCCTGCAGCGTACCAGGAGATTAACAAGCAGATGAATACATACCAGCAAACTCAAATGCAGACAAATCAAATGGTCCAGCAAAATCTAGGTTTAAGTTAA
- a CDS encoding extradiol ring-cleavage dioxygenase: MNPFVFACIAPHGMEIIPEMAGDDPGRMSLTRNSLIKMGRDMESAQPDTIIVLTPHGTRINGQFSITDCERMEGIAEERGLTFTMEKRIDRELARSIADKASAAELPVGTINYGTAAGPISCLPLDWGAIVPLRFMPDVPIVVITPSREIPYEKHVQFGKALRKAVQASSKRIGLIASCDWSHTHAETGPYGYNPAAKRLDEEVIELIKQNQLERMGDFDDEYLDAAKPDGNWQTLILAGAIPSEERKVEFLSYEAPTYFGMLCTGIVKKETLKINLQ, from the coding sequence ATGAATCCTTTTGTTTTTGCTTGTATTGCACCGCATGGTATGGAAATCATTCCTGAAATGGCAGGGGATGATCCGGGCAGAATGTCGCTGACACGAAATAGCTTGATAAAAATGGGCAGGGATATGGAAAGTGCACAGCCTGATACGATTATTGTCCTGACACCGCATGGTACGCGGATCAACGGGCAATTTTCCATCACGGATTGTGAAAGAATGGAAGGAATTGCCGAAGAGAGAGGCCTTACTTTTACTATGGAAAAAAGGATTGACCGCGAGCTGGCAAGAAGTATTGCTGATAAGGCTTCCGCTGCTGAGCTTCCTGTTGGTACGATTAATTATGGAACAGCTGCAGGCCCGATTTCCTGTCTGCCTCTTGATTGGGGAGCGATTGTTCCGCTTCGGTTTATGCCAGACGTACCGATTGTAGTAATAACTCCCTCAAGAGAAATTCCATACGAAAAACATGTGCAATTTGGTAAAGCATTAAGAAAAGCAGTCCAGGCTTCATCAAAACGAATTGGATTGATTGCCAGCTGTGATTGGTCGCATACTCATGCAGAAACCGGCCCATATGGCTATAATCCAGCTGCAAAAAGGCTGGATGAAGAGGTGATCGAACTCATCAAACAAAACCAGCTGGAAAGAATGGGTGATTTTGATGATGAATATCTAGATGCAGCAAAACCGGACGGCAATTGGCAAACTCTCATCCTTGCCGGAGCTATTCCATCGGAAGAACGCAAGGTGGAGTTTTTGTCATATGAAGCGCCGACTTATTTTGGAATGCTGTGTACGGGAATTGTAAAGAAAGAGACTTTAAAAATTAATTTACAATAA
- a CDS encoding tetratricopeptide repeat protein, which translates to MLSLGISGENRERTYIQLGSTYRCIGEYKKALELLKKGLNEFPCNNGIKIFYAMTLHNL; encoded by the coding sequence ATGCTATCGTTGGGTATTTCCGGTGAGAATAGAGAACGGACTTATATTCAATTAGGAAGTACATATCGCTGTATTGGTGAATACAAAAAAGCTCTTGAGTTGTTAAAAAAGGGGCTAAATGAATTTCCCTGCAACAATGGCATTAAAATCTTCTACGCTATGACACTCCATAATCTATGA
- a CDS encoding nuclear transport factor 2 family protein: MSVQKALEGYIQATNTHVFENVSKFVAPEAVYWFTKKECIGLKEIEEYFINSWNLIKDEVYSISNVNWISMDEKSATCLYTYHWEGYYNGDLIKGFGNATNVFIIINNEWKLIHEHLSSLT; encoded by the coding sequence ATGTCTGTCCAAAAAGCACTGGAAGGTTATATACAAGCCACAAATACTCATGTTTTTGAGAATGTAAGTAAGTTTGTTGCTCCGGAGGCGGTATATTGGTTTACAAAAAAGGAATGCATAGGGCTCAAAGAAATTGAAGAATACTTCATTAATTCCTGGAATCTGATTAAGGATGAAGTTTACAGCATATCAAATGTAAATTGGATCTCTATGGACGAAAAAAGCGCAACCTGCCTCTATACATACCATTGGGAGGGTTACTACAACGGGGATTTAATAAAGGGTTTTGGCAATGCCACCAACGTTTTTATAATAATAAATAATGAGTGGAAATTAATTCATGAGCATTTAAGCTCTTTAACATAA
- a CDS encoding nucleotidyltransferase domain-containing protein, which yields MKGLRLDPIEAAKQVVSKHFPNCQGAILAGSVIRGEATETSDLDIVVFDDQLNFSYRESFIDFGWNIEAFAHNFTSYQSFFIGDAERARPSMPRMVSEGLILKDDGTGRIDAIKKEARLIMEKGPEKWPEETITVKRYFLTDALDDFKGCTNRGEEIFIANTLAELANEFYSRTNGQWLGVSKWVIRSLNHFDPQFTACFVEAFDTFYKTGEKSKIIQLVETVLEPYGGPLFTGFSLGKSEATA from the coding sequence GTGAAGGGATTGAGATTAGATCCTATTGAGGCAGCAAAACAGGTGGTATCCAAACATTTTCCGAATTGCCAAGGTGCAATTTTAGCAGGGAGTGTCATCCGGGGAGAGGCAACGGAAACGTCCGATCTTGATATCGTCGTATTCGATGATCAGCTTAATTTCTCTTACAGGGAGTCGTTCATTGACTTTGGCTGGAATATCGAAGCCTTTGCCCATAACTTTACCTCTTATCAGTCCTTTTTTATAGGTGATGCTGAAAGAGCGCGGCCTAGCATGCCAAGAATGGTTTCAGAGGGACTAATTTTAAAGGATGACGGAACCGGAAGGATCGACGCAATTAAAAAAGAAGCTCGGTTGATTATGGAAAAAGGTCCTGAAAAATGGCCGGAAGAAACCATCACTGTCAAACGGTACTTTCTTACCGATGCACTTGATGATTTTAAAGGCTGTACCAACAGAGGGGAAGAGATATTTATTGCCAATACTCTGGCTGAATTGGCGAATGAATTCTATTCGAGAACAAATGGCCAATGGTTAGGGGTTTCGAAATGGGTCATACGTTCTTTAAATCACTTCGATCCACAATTTACAGCATGCTTTGTTGAAGCCTTTGACACTTTTTACAAAACAGGTGAAAAATCGAAAATAATTCAATTAGTCGAAACAGTCTTAGAGCCATATGGCGGGCCGTTATTTACGGGCTTTTCTTTAGGAAAGAGTGAAGCAACTGCATAA
- a CDS encoding DUF4023 domain-containing protein, whose translation MDNTHEYVEKLHEKQKKDEQNKKRQSKGHQGYKLPNKQH comes from the coding sequence ATGGATAACACACATGAGTACGTAGAGAAATTGCACGAGAAGCAGAAGAAGGATGAGCAAAACAAAAAGCGCCAAAGCAAGGGGCATCAAGGCTACAAGCTTCCAAATAAGCAGCATTAG
- a CDS encoding RNA polymerase sigma factor, producing the protein MADIDFNQLVSMNSRRLFCIAYSITRDRFLAEDVVQESLIKAYKKIDTVEDSDKISSWLSAITTRTAIDFVRAEKRKNCLPADQSFMEQVHGRTPARFNTEEEVDILLFKEDLNRTIKQLSPEYQEVLILKAEYGLKENEIAGLLQLKSATVKTRLYRARKQLKQAFARESA; encoded by the coding sequence ATGGCCGACATTGATTTCAATCAATTAGTTTCCATGAACTCCAGGAGGTTATTCTGTATTGCCTATTCAATCACCAGAGACCGATTCCTGGCAGAGGATGTTGTACAGGAATCGCTTATTAAAGCTTATAAAAAAATCGATACGGTGGAGGATTCGGATAAAATCAGCTCCTGGCTGTCTGCAATTACAACCAGGACTGCGATTGACTTTGTGCGTGCAGAAAAGAGAAAAAACTGCTTGCCAGCAGATCAGTCATTCATGGAACAGGTGCATGGCCGGACTCCAGCCCGTTTCAATACAGAAGAAGAGGTAGATATTCTTCTTTTTAAGGAAGATTTGAACCGCACCATTAAGCAGTTGTCACCTGAATATCAGGAAGTGCTTATATTAAAGGCAGAGTATGGTTTAAAAGAAAATGAAATAGCCGGCCTTCTCCAATTGAAATCGGCGACGGTTAAGACCCGCCTATACAGGGCGAGGAAGCAATTGAAGCAGGCATTTGCAAGGGAATCAGCCTAA
- a CDS encoding DUF6449 domain-containing protein, whose protein sequence is MPLKTSLLNKEMSIQIFRSTGWISVIYFIGLLFAVPLAMLMMYSDADNINQYREVKSLFYYQFPIQAVLLVAVPILMAVFLFRYLHVKQAADMMHSLPVKRETIYHHYALTGLVFLILPVVFISLIILVIHTALDLNSFFTLKDIVYWAGVTILINLLLYTAGVFIGMMTGISVVQAVLSYIFLLFPLGIIVLILLNVKFLFYGFPSDYYLNNEIEKMSPISYAFVLDAKHFEWSMMLIYAIFSLLLYGLALFFYKKRNTEAASEAIAFIKMRSIFKYGMTFCMMLAGGMYFGLVPYSSFGWILFGYGIGSIFGYYIAEMLFQKTWRVFTQFKGLAMYFAAIILIVTLTRVLGVYGDKVPAQNEVKSVLLSDSSNVFVSDMYEKYLIPKPLKEKNSIEAVRKLHLRIIKEQKVNQARQNEEYRVAFLKYQLKDGGQVIREYRIKRGLYEDLYKPIYESTEYKRSTNPIFKVEEKKVKAFTIMANGQVFKRVTISKKEDIKKAVGLLREDILAESYEDSTYYQNRVSSIEMNMGGDQIINTEMKPSYLKTTKWLKEKGWLDQSKITSDDIDYVLVAKNQFGDIEDSMRISKEVEKLPDTLKVTDSDKVEYCLDHTSVRSGSYVAVFNYKGSNYPEVLYFDDEHAPNFIKKHFK, encoded by the coding sequence ATGCCATTAAAGACATCATTGCTGAATAAAGAAATGAGCATCCAGATATTCAGAAGCACTGGCTGGATCTCCGTCATCTATTTCATCGGACTGTTATTTGCGGTGCCGCTGGCGATGCTGATGATGTATTCCGATGCTGATAATATTAATCAATATCGAGAGGTAAAGAGCCTTTTTTATTATCAGTTCCCAATTCAGGCAGTACTCCTGGTTGCTGTCCCCATTCTGATGGCAGTCTTCTTATTCAGATATTTGCATGTGAAACAGGCAGCAGATATGATGCACAGTCTTCCGGTTAAAAGAGAAACGATCTACCATCATTATGCACTTACTGGTTTGGTCTTCCTCATTTTGCCGGTTGTCTTTATAAGCCTGATTATATTGGTCATCCATACAGCGTTGGACCTGAACAGCTTTTTTACTTTAAAGGATATCGTTTACTGGGCAGGTGTCACTATCCTTATAAATCTGCTTTTATATACAGCTGGAGTTTTTATCGGAATGATGACAGGCATTTCGGTCGTCCAGGCTGTTCTGTCTTACATCTTTTTGCTATTTCCACTTGGAATTATTGTTTTGATTTTGTTAAATGTGAAGTTTTTATTCTATGGATTTCCGAGCGATTATTATTTGAATAATGAAATTGAAAAAATGTCGCCTATCAGCTATGCATTCGTCCTGGACGCTAAGCATTTTGAATGGAGTATGATGCTGATATACGCTATTTTCTCCCTTCTATTGTATGGTTTGGCTCTGTTTTTCTATAAAAAGAGAAATACGGAAGCAGCATCTGAGGCCATTGCTTTTATAAAAATGCGTTCGATTTTTAAATATGGAATGACATTTTGTATGATGCTGGCAGGCGGTATGTACTTCGGCCTTGTACCATACAGCAGCTTCGGATGGATTCTTTTTGGATATGGGATTGGTTCCATTTTTGGCTATTATATTGCCGAGATGCTTTTTCAAAAAACATGGAGAGTATTTACACAGTTTAAAGGACTCGCAATGTATTTTGCAGCCATTATCCTAATCGTGACTCTCACTCGTGTGCTAGGTGTATATGGAGACAAAGTACCAGCACAAAACGAGGTTAAAAGTGTCCTGCTTTCAGACAGTTCAAATGTATTTGTGAGTGATATGTATGAAAAGTATTTGATTCCTAAGCCATTGAAGGAAAAAAACAGCATAGAGGCTGTCCGCAAGCTCCACCTCCGGATTATTAAAGAACAGAAGGTAAACCAGGCCCGTCAAAATGAAGAATATCGTGTAGCATTTTTGAAGTACCAATTGAAAGACGGCGGCCAGGTAATCCGAGAATACAGGATAAAAAGAGGGCTTTATGAAGATTTATATAAACCAATCTATGAATCTACTGAATATAAGCGCAGTACCAATCCGATTTTTAAAGTAGAGGAAAAGAAGGTAAAGGCCTTCACGATCATGGCGAACGGCCAGGTATTCAAACGAGTAACGATTTCAAAGAAGGAGGATATTAAAAAGGCCGTTGGTTTGCTTAGAGAAGATATCCTTGCTGAGTCCTATGAGGACAGTACTTATTATCAGAATAGAGTATCCAGCATCGAAATGAATATGGGCGGAGATCAAATAATCAATACTGAAATGAAGCCTTCCTATCTGAAAACGACAAAGTGGCTAAAGGAGAAAGGATGGTTGGATCAGTCGAAGATTACTTCTGATGATATTGATTACGTCCTGGTGGCAAAAAATCAATTCGGTGATATAGAAGATTCGATGCGCATTTCCAAGGAAGTAGAAAAGCTGCCTGATACTTTAAAAGTAACAGACTCGGACAAGGTGGAATATTGTCTTGATCATACAAGCGTAAGGTCGGGGAGTTATGTAGCGGTGTTTAACTACAAAGGAAGCAACTATCCCGAGGTTTTATATTTTGATGACGAGCACGCTCCAAATTTTATAAAAAAACACTTTAAATAG
- a CDS encoding ABC transporter ATP-binding protein translates to MIEMKNVSKSFDRYHAVENVNLSIQKGSIYGLIGSNGAGKTTLIKLLAGIYQQDNGNVTINGKHVYENVSLKQQVFYIPDQPYFLFHYTTRQMAQFYKSVYPGWNEERFLKLVELFELDANKKIHTFSKGWQRQAAFILALSAKPEILILDEPMDGLDSVVRKKVKNLLIQDVADREMTILISSHNLREIEDICDHIGILHKGTLLIQKELDDLKSDIHKVQVAYKEGIPESLLANLSLLHTEKRGSVSLCIVRGREAEIETQFLRTQPLIFDMLPLTLEEIFIYEMGDNGYAIKDIIAE, encoded by the coding sequence ATGATTGAGATGAAGAATGTAAGCAAAAGCTTTGATCGGTACCATGCGGTAGAAAACGTAAATCTTTCCATTCAAAAGGGATCGATTTATGGATTGATCGGGTCAAATGGAGCAGGAAAAACAACCCTGATCAAGCTTCTAGCGGGGATTTACCAGCAGGATAATGGAAATGTAACGATTAATGGCAAGCACGTATATGAAAATGTCAGCCTTAAGCAACAAGTCTTTTACATACCGGATCAGCCGTATTTCTTGTTTCATTATACGACAAGGCAAATGGCGCAATTTTATAAAAGTGTCTATCCAGGCTGGAATGAGGAAAGATTCCTAAAGCTTGTTGAACTATTTGAACTGGATGCAAATAAAAAGATTCATACTTTTTCAAAGGGATGGCAAAGGCAGGCAGCGTTCATTCTGGCTCTGTCGGCAAAGCCAGAAATTCTCATTCTTGATGAACCGATGGACGGACTTGATTCCGTCGTCCGGAAAAAAGTAAAGAATCTGTTAATCCAGGATGTCGCGGACCGGGAGATGACGATCCTCATTTCCTCCCACAACTTAAGGGAGATAGAAGATATTTGCGACCATATCGGCATCCTTCATAAAGGCACACTTTTAATTCAAAAAGAGCTTGATGATTTAAAATCTGATATCCATAAGGTGCAGGTTGCTTATAAAGAGGGGATTCCAGAGAGCTTGCTGGCAAATCTCAGCCTGCTTCATACAGAGAAACGAGGGAGCGTCTCCCTTTGCATTGTAAGGGGTCGGGAAGCGGAGATTGAAACGCAGTTTCTTAGAACACAACCACTCATTTTTGATATGCTGCCCCTCACGTTAGAGGAAATCTTTATTTACGAAATGGGGGATAACGGCTATGCCATTAAAGACATCATTGCTGAATAA
- a CDS encoding GntR family transcriptional regulator, producing the protein MFELDLRSRKPIYEQLVDKLKELIINEVMMPDEQLPSVRTLAQQLTINPNTIQKAYRELEVQGFIYSIKGKGSFVNPNNLIKDIEKIEAVKKELEKLILEALYLGVTAGELMGLIQVLDASKGGGDRND; encoded by the coding sequence ATGTTTGAGCTTGATTTGAGAAGCCGAAAGCCCATATATGAACAGCTCGTCGACAAGCTGAAGGAACTGATCATAAATGAAGTGATGATGCCTGATGAACAGCTGCCATCGGTCAGGACGCTAGCGCAGCAGCTGACAATTAATCCGAATACGATACAAAAAGCATACCGTGAACTCGAGGTACAGGGGTTCATTTATTCAATAAAAGGAAAAGGGAGCTTTGTAAATCCGAACAACCTGATTAAGGATATAGAAAAAATCGAAGCAGTCAAAAAGGAACTTGAAAAACTTATATTGGAGGCTCTCTACCTCGGCGTAACGGCTGGAGAATTGATGGGCTTAATCCAGGTTTTGGACGCTTCAAAAGGGGGAGGCGACAGGAATGATTGA